The Callospermophilus lateralis isolate mCalLat2 chromosome 4, mCalLat2.hap1, whole genome shotgun sequence genomic interval taattattttttattttttgtcatgtTATTTAGCTGTAGTTTCCACCCAGGTTTTTGAATGTTTCTTAGATGTGGTGAGTCTAAGTACgaagccacacccccaaccctaAGTATTCTATTCTTGTAAATAGTCCTAGCATGAGTACTTAGGTAGGCAGAGCTAAGGTTTTTCCTTAAACGTATACCATCTGAATAGGTGATGGTAAGAGCCTCAGAGTTCTTATAGAGCGTGATTTGGTCTGGAAAACTCTTGAAACGGGAGTCATTTACCAAAACTATAGAAAAGTCCAAAAAGCATACCCATTATGATGAAACATTCTGGAATTAGTGATGTTTGTTACACAACTTTGTGAATATACTGAAAACAACTGAGTTGTACAATTTAAAAGAGTGTTTTATGTTACGGAAACTATActcattagaaaagaagaataaataatatCATCATTTAATATTTGGTCTTGGACTTAATGTAGCTTCCTAGTGAGCCTGCTAGAAAAATGAATCTGAACCATGTTGATATCAGTTTTTGAGTTTATTCACTCACTAAAAATTTTATTGAGTACCCATTATTTTTCTGATATTGTAAATGTACCAATAAATAAAACTAAGTCCCTATTCTCAAAAGTTTGTTTTAGTGGTGAGAGATGATAATGTAATATGATATAATATCAGGTATTATAGACACTGtaaagaaaaagcagaaaaagGGTGACAGAGCATGCAGTGTTAGATAGGATAGTGtctctgaggaagagaatgaagccaaGATCAGAATTAGCAACTCAAATAGCTAGGGAAAGAGCATCCCAGTTTGAGCCAAGAGCAAATGTCCTGTAGGCAAGGGTGTGTTTAATTCAAAGTACAGTAATAATGTCAGAGCAGAGAAAGAAAGTTAGGTTGGAATAGTAGCAATGGAGAGCCTTGTAAGCAGCGGTAAGGGCTTTGAATTTACTAAATGATGGAAAGCCTTTGGAGCATTGTTGTGTAATACAGAAACTAAATGTTGGAGAATAtgctaaaaataatcatctttttttaaaaattggtctcaatattttggggggagggtaccagggattgaactcagggacactcgaccactgaaccacatctccaaccctattttatattttatttagagacagcatctcactaagttccttagcACTGTGCTtttgttgaggttggctttgaactcacgatcctcctgcttccccagccactgggattacaggcaggtgccaccatacccagagcTCTTAATTATTTCTGATAACTGTTATGTATAAATGAATTGTCTCAACAGCCATATGGTTCAAATGAAACCATATTCTCTGAGTACAGGGGGTTATttgttgctttttgttttctaCAAGAGAGGCAGTAATATCTAGCAATAGGATTAATTCATTAAAATGTCTTAAATCCCTTGTTACACATTCTCTTAAAACcctatttttctttcccttgccCACTTGTAGAGGAAACTTCTCTCTGTTCTTATTCCTTTTGTGAGCTTTAGTTGGCCCtggtggtgattttttttttttttttaattacaagtaAAGTATATAACCtataagtagaaaaaaaaatctaaaaattttgatttaaaattagaaataagagTTCCCTGAAATAACTGCAAAGGTCATTCCTAACTCAACTCTTTAATCTCAACAACTTGTTTTTCCCTGTTTActagtaaataaaaatattttcaaaattcttaCTCAATTCTTTGTTTCTATTAACCACAGCATTTGTATACCCATTTGAACATCTCAGTATGATTTATAATGTTATTATTCTGAGAAAAGTTAATGTCTGCTACTTTAGAACTGaattttctgaaaacttttaaatTACAACTTATAAATTGGAGAGTGCCTTCTTTGATTATACTCTTTTGATATTTAATagaaagaaataaatagaaagaaatacTACATAACTTGAAAGTTTTAACAACTTCTGTTGAAACAAGCTTTATTACATATTAGTTCCACATTCATGAATGTTAATTTTATTGACTGTTTATAGAGAAACCAAAAAGTACAGTAGTGATAAAAAGGTCATCTGCTAATTATTTAATTATAGGTAAATTTGAGTTGTTGGCATAGAAAGGTCTCAGTTAATAAGTTCTCTCACCAGTATTAGGTGTGTTACAGTGTTTTCCTCCTATGCAATTAAactaatatatttctttttatttaaagctTGCAAATACAGAAGAGTACATAGATGGAGCATTGTCTGGACATCTTGGTGAAGTTTTAATAAGGTAATAAACAGCAGTAGTATATGTAAGGAGTTAGTGGTGAGCATTAGAATTAGCACCTCAATTTGAATTACTTTGTTTTAATCACTTAATGTAACATAATATTCTACAACTAGACTTTGATATTGTTAAAATTTGTCAAAGGTAAGATTTAAATACTTCGGAGTTATTCATCCTTAAGTTTTTTTCTAGTGTTAATATTACATTTACTGACTCATAGATGTAATCTTTTTCATTGACTTTAGTTGCAGGAACTTAGTTTTGAATTTTAGTTAAGTCTGGTTGCTAAAAGATTTTTGGTGTACTCATTTTCTAGTACTAGCAAGCCTCCAAATTCTAgtaattattttatgaaaatgtCATTAAGACAAACACATGGTAAAAAATATAAGTACCATAATTAAGCAGGCTTTTTAACAAATCTaagtgaagctttttttttttttttttttaagagcaagAATCATAGTAAGTAAATTTAGCATGCAGTATTTTCATAATGAAAAAATCTAGCAACAGTATTTCAGATCATACAACTTTTGGTTGAAATGACGACTAAATGAACTGTTTCTATTTACAGGTGTAATAATGTCCTTTATATCAGAGGTgttgaagaagaggaagaagatggggAGATGAGAGAATAGCAACTTTAATGgggatttctttatatatatttctAGACAATAaagacttgtttttgtttttcacctTGACTTGTGAACTATTTATATGCAGATATTTACATGCGAAGCTCAAATGTTGAAATAGTTGAAAGTTGATTCACAGAACTAATGCTTTAAAAAGCCACCAAACTTTATATTCCAAGTTGGTTTTCTTCTATAAGCccaatactattttttttctataagggATAATTATTTATATACTTCAGAATTTTTTATGAAAGTGAATTTCAGCCCTTTTCTTGTTATATATTAACAGACCTTTTAAAGCAAAGTTTTTGAGCCACTTAACATGTAAAGTTAAACATTTTCTTAATATAGACTATTATTTAATAAAACAGTATTAATTCTGTATCAATGTAAGCTAAATAATGCACGTATTATAGCTGAACTTGAAACATCATCTGAAAATTACAATGACTGGAGATAGGGCACAACAGAAATCGTGATCTGACATTTAGGTGGGAGGCATATGCTTTGTTCATTTAAGAGAATAAAGTTTTCTGAACAGAAATTCATATGAAACAAAAATCAGTCTCATGGTTATATTCTGAGACCATAATCTAGTAGATTTCTCTGAAGTTTTAGACCCCTCAAAACTTCTCATTTGTTTTAGTTTTACATTGTTAAATGTATATTCTGTAGTAATAACAGTATGCTATGTGCTTCCCTATAGATATGTTGAGAAAATACATCATTTAAATTCTCATTTTGTCAGAAACGAGCCATTATTATCCTTTAATAGTAATTCAGCTAACTAATTTGGAATATGTATCCTCAACTGAGACAACTCAAAATATAGATATAAATGTTTAGCTATATAAAACAATATGAATAATAAAAAGCTACAAAAACTCTCATTCCTACTACCATATCCTACAGAATATGACCCTACCTTC includes:
- the Snrpf gene encoding small nuclear ribonucleoprotein F translates to MSLPLNPKPFLNGLTGKPVMVKLKWGMEYKGYLVSVDGYMNMQLANTEEYIDGALSGHLGEVLIRCNNVLYIRGVEEEEEDGEMRE